From a region of the Thermoleophilia bacterium genome:
- a CDS encoding NAD(P)/FAD-dependent oxidoreductase: MGSRYEHVFAPLRIRGVDFRNRIELAPPSPNLASKEGWVTTEFVEFFRSFARGGAAVLHVGNSVIDIKESNDEERQLDLSSDDCILPLSRFAEMCHGYGALASLEINHGGKDSHVDKIGRRPYSASSLIPSIEKYRAALAGREPVATIEMDQDKIRETIEKYAQAAYRCKRAGFKMCMIHGGHGNLISQFASSLYNKRTDEWGGSLENRARFAIEVLDRTRELCGEDFVIEFRISADEIHPEGMHFEETLQFIELIKDKIDILHVSAGLHGEFEYMKYWWQNYLMEREYNVHWAEKIKKAFPDLIVCTVGSIMNLARADEIIASGKADMVAMCRPLLADPEMPRKYALGREEDHRPCLRCQYCGYRLVIPAVINCAVNPYLGNEMEFPEGKVKKAEVKKKVAVVGGGPAGLQAMLTLCDRGHDVTLYEKTDRLGGQLYWASALPFKQDLRDYYHYLLRQAKKAPARILLGVEATREILEQEGYEALIIAVGSEPVVPPVPGVEKPHVHWAPEADAGVIEVGAKTVVVGAGAVGVESAIGLKQAGHDVRVIEMESDFGKLRAGAGAVAMDLLRLVRELDIPIHLSTKLEEVTDSTVVCLDLKTGEKVEYPADTVLLATGNAPRWAVADELRRAAPETEVYVVGDAVQASNIAWAVMSGFKAAAYI; encoded by the coding sequence ATGGGTTCTCGTTACGAGCATGTTTTTGCGCCGCTTAGGATCCGGGGGGTGGATTTTCGCAACCGTATAGAGCTTGCTCCACCCTCGCCCAATTTGGCGTCCAAGGAAGGCTGGGTAACAACCGAGTTTGTTGAGTTCTTCCGCTCATTTGCCAGGGGCGGGGCGGCTGTTCTTCACGTGGGAAACAGCGTAATAGACATCAAAGAGTCTAACGACGAGGAGCGTCAGCTTGACCTAAGCAGTGATGACTGCATTCTTCCGCTAAGTCGCTTTGCGGAGATGTGCCACGGTTACGGCGCGCTTGCTTCGTTGGAGATCAACCATGGCGGCAAGGATTCCCATGTGGATAAGATCGGTCGGCGGCCGTACAGTGCCTCGTCTCTGATTCCCAGCATAGAGAAGTACCGGGCGGCGCTTGCCGGGCGGGAACCGGTAGCCACCATCGAGATGGACCAGGACAAGATCCGCGAAACGATCGAGAAATATGCTCAGGCCGCTTATCGGTGCAAGCGCGCTGGTTTTAAGATGTGCATGATTCACGGGGGGCACGGAAATCTCATCTCTCAGTTTGCCAGCTCGCTTTATAACAAGCGCACTGATGAGTGGGGCGGCTCCTTGGAAAACCGGGCACGCTTTGCCATTGAAGTGCTAGACCGCACTCGCGAGCTCTGCGGCGAGGACTTCGTAATCGAATTTCGCATCTCGGCTGACGAGATCCATCCCGAGGGCATGCACTTTGAAGAGACCCTCCAATTTATCGAGCTCATCAAAGACAAGATCGACATTCTGCATGTTTCGGCCGGGCTGCATGGCGAGTTTGAGTACATGAAGTACTGGTGGCAGAACTATCTAATGGAGCGAGAGTACAACGTTCACTGGGCGGAGAAAATTAAGAAAGCCTTTCCTGATCTTATTGTCTGTACAGTAGGCTCGATCATGAACCTGGCCCGGGCAGACGAGATCATTGCCTCAGGGAAGGCAGACATGGTAGCCATGTGCCGGCCGCTGCTCGCGGATCCGGAAATGCCGCGCAAGTACGCGCTTGGCCGCGAGGAGGATCACCGGCCGTGTCTTCGTTGCCAGTATTGTGGTTATCGTCTGGTTATCCCGGCCGTGATTAATTGCGCCGTCAACCCCTACTTGGGTAATGAAATGGAGTTTCCGGAAGGCAAGGTCAAGAAAGCAGAAGTCAAAAAGAAGGTTGCTGTGGTAGGGGGAGGACCTGCTGGCTTGCAGGCAATGCTGACCTTGTGTGACCGCGGGCACGATGTCACCCTCTACGAGAAAACCGACCGGCTAGGCGGACAGCTTTACTGGGCTTCGGCTCTTCCTTTTAAGCAGGACTTGCGAGACTACTACCACTACCTGCTGCGCCAGGCTAAGAAGGCTCCGGCTCGTATCCTGCTTGGGGTAGAGGCCACAAGGGAGATTCTGGAGCAAGAGGGATACGAGGCTTTGATCATTGCCGTTGGCTCGGAGCCCGTGGTACCGCCTGTCCCCGGGGTCGAGAAGCCACACGTACACTGGGCCCCAGAGGCCGACGCTGGTGTCATTGAGGTCGGGGCAAAAACAGTGGTTGTGGGCGCGGGTGCCGTGGGGGTTGAGTCGGCGATTGGTCTAAAGCAAGCGGGACACGACGTGCGGGTTATCGAAATGGAGTCCGATTTTGGCAAGCTAAGGGCAGGGGCTGGGGCAGTGGCGATGGATTTGCTGCGGCTTGTCAGAGAGCTGGACATACCCATCCATCTCAGCACCAAGCTCGAGGAGGTTACTGACAGCACTGTGGTGTGCTTGGATCTCAAGACTGGCGAAAAGGTGGAATACCCGGCTGACACCGTGCTCTTGGCCACAGGCAATGCCCCGCGCTGGGCGGTTGCGGATGAGCTTCGGCGGGCAGCGCCAGAGACTGAGGTCTACGTAGTTGGCGATGCTGTTCAGGCGAGCAATATAGCCTGGGCGGTTATGTCAGGGTTTAAAGCGGCAGCCTACATCTAG